One part of the Dioscorea cayenensis subsp. rotundata cultivar TDr96_F1 chromosome 2, TDr96_F1_v2_PseudoChromosome.rev07_lg8_w22 25.fasta, whole genome shotgun sequence genome encodes these proteins:
- the LOC120269248 gene encoding 3-ketoacyl-CoA synthase 20-like codes for MAENNHIKLLYHHFISNAIYIMLVPLLILSFNYLSSSTTDNLLHALWMTMRSNLPVVIICGCFLSFFTVFYIVSHPRQVYLVDFSCFKPGEDYKVTRETALKQFMINDQFTEESEAFQRKMLERCGIGQATYLPESLLGKELDICMTSGRKETTMVIFGAVDNLLKKTGVKPKDIGVLIVNCSLYNPTPSLSAMIVNHYKLRGNVISYSLGGMGCSAGLISVDLAKQLLQVHRNSCALIVSTENITLNGYMGNNRSMLVTNCLFRVGGAAILISNLPSDKCRSKYVLSNTVRTQKGAYDHCYNCVVQEEDEDGYVGVALSKSLMSVAAETLKANITTIGPLVLPMSEQLLFIATLFLRKVFNLNIKPYIPDFKLAFEHFCIHAGGRAVLDELEKNLNLRNWHMEPSRMTLYRFGNTSSSSLWYELAYSEAKGRINKGDRVWQIAFGSGFKCNSAVWRALKVVNAMEEKDNPWIDEINDFPVVVPKMVSLSV; via the exons atgGCTGAGAACAACCACATTAAGCTTCTCTACCACCATTTCATATCCAATGCTATTTACATAATGCTTGTACCACTTCTCATACTATCTTTTAACTACTTGTCATCCTCCACCACTGATAACCTCCTCCATGCTCTATGGATGACCATGAGAAGTAACCTTCCTGTGGTCATTATTTGCGGatgctttttatcttttttcacCGTCTTTTACATTGTTAGCCATCCAAGGCAAGTATACCTTGTCGACTTCTCTTGTTTCAAGCCTGGCGAGGATTATAAAGTTACGCGAGAAACTGCTCTAAAACAGTTCATGATCAATGATCAATTCACCGAGGAGAGTGAAGCATTCCAGAGGAAGATGCTTGAGAGATGCGGTATCGGACAGGCAACATACCTTCCTGAGTCACTGCTAGGCAAAGAACTCGACATTTGCATGACTTCTGGGAGGAAGGAGACCACCATGGTTATCTTCGGTGCTGTTGATAATCTCTTAAAGAAGACTGGCGTTAAGCCCAAAGATATCGGTGTTTTGATTGTTAATTGCAGTCTTTACAACCCGACGCCTTCACTCTCGGCGATGATTGTTAATCACTACAAGCTGCGGGGCAATGTTATCAGTTACAGCCTTGGCGGTATGGGTTGCAGTGCTGGTCTCATTTCTGTGGACCTTGCCAAGCAACTCCTCCAG GTGCATCGGAATAGCTGTGCGTTAATAGTTAGCACAGAGAACATAACTCTCAATGGTTACATGGGCAATAACCGATCCATGCTTGTCACAAACTGCCTGTTCCGTGTGGGTGGCGCTGCCATTCTTATCTCCAATCTGCCATCAGACAAATGCCGATCAAAATATGTGCTATCGAACACAGTGCGTACGCAGAAGGGCGCATATGATCACTGCTACAATTGTGTTGTTCAAGAGGAAGACGAAGATGGATATGTTGGTGTGGCTTTATCGAAAAGCCTCATGTCAGTGGCAGCAGAAACATTGAAGGCTAACATCACCACCATAGGCCCTCTTGTTCTTCCAATGTCTGAGCAACTACTCTTCATTGCCACATTGTTCCTCAGAAAGGTCTTCAATTTAAACATCAAGCCTTACATCCCAGACTTTAAGCTGGCGTTCGAACATTTCTGCATTCACGCAGGAGGAAGAGCAGTGTTAGATGAGCTTGAAAAGAACCTAAATCTTAGAAATTGGCACATGGAACCTTCAAGGATGACACTGTATAGGTTTGGCAACACTTCTAGTAGCTCACTTTGGTATGAGCTGGCATATAGTGAAGCTAAAGGGAGGATCAACAAGGGTGATAGAGTATGGCAGATAGCATTTGGGTCTGGATTCAAGTGCAACAGTGCAGTGTGGAGAGCTCTCAAGGTTGTGAATGCAATGGAGGAGAAGGACAACCCATGGATTGACGAAATTAATGACTTCCCCGTTGTTGTTCCAAAGATGGTTTCACTCTCTgtgtaa